The proteins below come from a single Aegilops tauschii subsp. strangulata cultivar AL8/78 chromosome 6, Aet v6.0, whole genome shotgun sequence genomic window:
- the LOC109760459 gene encoding alpha/beta-gliadin A-II-like, which yields MKTFLILALLAIVGTTATTAVRVPVPQLQLQNPSQQQPQEQVPLVQQQQFPGQQQPFPPQQPYPQPQPFPSQQPYLQLQPFPQPQLPYPQPQPFRPQQPYPQLQPQYSQPQQPISQQQQQQQQQQILQQILQQQLIPCRDVVLQQHNIAHGSSQVLQESTYQLVQQLCCQQLWQIPEQSRCQAIHNVVHAIILHQQHHHHQQQQQQQQPLSQVSFQQPQQQYPSGQGSFQPSQQYPQAQGSFQPQQLPQFEAIRNLALQTLPAMCNVYIPPYCTIAPFGIFSTN from the coding sequence ATGAAGACCTTTCTCATCCTTGCCCTCCTTGCTATTGTGGGGACCACCGCCACAACTGCAGTTAGAGTTCCAGTGCCACAATTGCAGCTACAAAATCCATCTCAGCAACAGCCACAAGAGCAAGTTCCATTGGTACAACAACAACAATTTCCAGGGCAGCAACAACCATTTCCACCACAACAGCCATATCCGCAGCCACAACCATTTCCATCACAACAACCATATCTGCAGCTGCAACCATTTCCACAGCCGCAACTACCATATCCGCAGCCGCAACCATTTCGACCACAACAACCATATCCACAGCTGCAACCACAGTATTCGCAACCACAACAACCAATTtcgcagcagcagcaacaacaacaacaacaacaaatcCTTCAACAAATTTTGCAACAACAACTGATTCCATGCAGGGATGTTGTATTGCAACAACACAACATAGCGCATGGAAGCTCACAAGTTTTGCAAGAAAGTACTTACCAGCTGGTGCAACAATTGTGTTGTCAGCAGCTGTGGCAGATCCCCGAGCAGTCGCGGTGCCAAGCCATCCACAATGTTGTTCATGCTATTATTCTGCatcaacaacaccaccaccaccaacaacaacaacaacaacaacaaccgtTGAGCCAGGTCTCCTTCCAACAGCCTCAGCAACAATATCCATCAGGCCAGGGCTCCTTCCAACCATCTCAGCAATACCCACAGGCCCAGGGCTCTTTCCAGCCTCAACAACTGCCCCAGTTTGAGGCAATAAGGAACCTAGCGCTACAGACGCTACCTGCAATGTGCAATGTGTATATCCCTCCATATTGCACCATTGCTCCATTTGGCATCTTCAGTACTAACTGA